The region TACCATCCGGTGAGCACGTGGCTGCTGTTCCTCGCCCGCACGGCCGACGCCGAGGTGACCGCCCGGATGATCGCCGCGAAGCTGCTCAAACCACCGGTCAGGCACCTGCTGAAACAACAGCCTCCGGCCCCGGCGGACATGAGCACGGCCGGGTGGCCGCTCGCCCGCCTGAACCTCGCCCTCCAGCGCCGCACGCCGCCGGCCCCTCGGGACCGCGTCCTCCTGGGCCTGCTGGACGCCGCCGGCTGCGCCCAGCGGGTGCTGTCGGAACACGATCCCCGCTTCGTGGCCGCCGCGATCGCCATGCTCCCGGCCCCGATGCAGAGACTAGTCGCCCAGACCAAGGTCGCCGTCGGGCAGGCCGTCCTCAGCCGCCGGTGACCACCCCGTCCCCAACCTTTTCACGGAGTTCCAGGTGTCTCTGACAGAGCAACGGCCGAGCGCCGTCTCCGCCGCGCTGGCCCAGGACCGGCTCGGTGTGCCGTCCATCGTGTTCTTCGTCATCTCCGCGGCGGCGCCGCTGATGGTCGTCGCGGGCTCGGTCCCCACGGCGTACGCGGTGACGGGCGTGATCGGCGTGCCGCTGGCGTTCCTGCTGCTGGGCGCGATCTTCTCGCTCTTCGCCGTCGGCTACGTGACCATGGCCAGGCACGTGGTGAACGCCGGCGCCTTCTACGCCTACGCCGCGCAGGGTCTCGGCCGCACGCAGGGCGTGGTGACGGCGTGGGTGGCGCTGCTCGCCTACAACGCGCTGCAGCTCGGCCTGTACGGCATCATCGGGTCGGCGGCCGAGCCGCTGCTCCTGGACTGGTTCGGCGGTTCGCCGCCCTGGTGGGTCATCGCGCTGGTGGCCTGGGCGCTGACCGGCCTGCTCGGGCTGCTGCGGGTCGACATCAACGGCCGGATCCTGTCGGTTCTGCTGGTCAGCGAGATCGCCGTCGTCCTGCTGTTCGACCTGGGCGACCTGTTCGGCGGCGCGCGGAACGGCATCAGCTTCGAGGGCTTCAGCCCCGGGGCGCTGTTCGTGCCCGGCGTGGGCGCCGCGCTCGCCACCGTCGTCGCGGGCTTCGCCGGCATCGAGTCGTCGGTCGTCTTCGCCGAGGAGTCCAAGGACCGCCACCGCACCGTGCCCCTCGCGACCTACCTGGGCATCGCGGTCATCGCCATCCTCTACTCGATCTCCGCCTGGGCCCAGACGGTGCCGACCGGGCCGGACGGGATCGTCAAGGCGGCGAAGGAGCAGGGTCCCGCGCTCATCTTCAGCCAGGCGGGCGAGCACCTGGGCGGCACCGTCGCGACGGTCGGCTCGGTGCTGTTCGTGACCAGCAGCATCGCCTGCATGATCGCCTTCCACAACACCACGGCGCGGTACATCTTCGCCCTGGGCCGGGAGAACGTGCTGCCCTCGGTGTTCGGGCGCACCTCGGCCCGCACCGCCGCACCGATCGCCGGGTCGGTGCTGCAGACCGTGCTCGGCCTGATCGTGATCGCCGTCTACGCCGTCGCGGGACTCGACCCGGTCACGAAGCTGTTCTTCACCTTCGGCACCTTCGGCGGCCTCGGGCTGCTGACCCTGCTCACCGTCACCTCGATCTCGGTGATCGTGTTCTTCTCCCGCGACCCCCGCGAAGAGACGGCCTGGCGGACGCGCTTCGCGCCGGCCCTGTCGATCGTGGCGCTGGTCGTGATCATCGGGCTGACGCTGGTCAACTTCGACACGGTCCTCGATGTCGCGCCCGACTCGCCGATGCGGTGGATCCTGCCCGGCATCTACGTCGTCGCGGTGATCTTCGGCGTCGTGTGGGCCCGGGTGATCAAGGCGACCCGGCCCGAGGTGTACGCCGGTATCGGCCTCGGCGCCCAGGCCGCGGCGGGAGGCCCCCGGTGAGCGCGGTGATCACGCGGATGACGGACGCGGAGGCGACCGGTCACCTGATCGCGGAGACCTTCCACGTCGACGCGATCACCGCGTGGCTCGTCCCGCGCGAGGAGGACCGCCTGCCCCTCCAGCGGAGGTTCTTCACCATGTACGCCGCGCACGCGATGGCGCACGGCGACGTCTACGGCATCCACGAAGAGGGCGAGCTGGCCGGGGTGGCCGTCTGGTTCACCGCGCCGTTCCCGGAGATCCCCGGCGAGCGGGCGGCGATCGACGCCTTCACCGGGGAGAACGCGGAACGCTACCACGCCCTGGGCGAGCTGCTGGAAAAGCTCCACCCGCGCGAGCCGCACCACTTCCTGAACTTCATCGCCCTGGAGCGGGGAAGGACCGGCCGCGGCCTCGGCAGCATGCTGCTGGAGGAGCACCATCGCCGGCTCGACGCCGAGGGGGCGCCCGCCTACCTGGAGGCGAGCAGCGAGGCGAGCCGGCGGCTCTACCGCCGCCACGGCTACGTGGACATGCCGGAACTGGTCCGGCTGCCCGGCGGCCCGGTCATGTATCCCATGTGGCGCGAGCCCCGGCCGCCCGCGGGATAGCCGTACGGCGTGGCATCCCGGCC is a window of Microbispora sp. NBC_01189 DNA encoding:
- a CDS encoding GNAT family N-acetyltransferase, translated to MSAVITRMTDAEATGHLIAETFHVDAITAWLVPREEDRLPLQRRFFTMYAAHAMAHGDVYGIHEEGELAGVAVWFTAPFPEIPGERAAIDAFTGENAERYHALGELLEKLHPREPHHFLNFIALERGRTGRGLGSMLLEEHHRRLDAEGAPAYLEASSEASRRLYRRHGYVDMPELVRLPGGPVMYPMWREPRPPAG
- a CDS encoding APC family permease, whose amino-acid sequence is MSLTEQRPSAVSAALAQDRLGVPSIVFFVISAAAPLMVVAGSVPTAYAVTGVIGVPLAFLLLGAIFSLFAVGYVTMARHVVNAGAFYAYAAQGLGRTQGVVTAWVALLAYNALQLGLYGIIGSAAEPLLLDWFGGSPPWWVIALVAWALTGLLGLLRVDINGRILSVLLVSEIAVVLLFDLGDLFGGARNGISFEGFSPGALFVPGVGAALATVVAGFAGIESSVVFAEESKDRHRTVPLATYLGIAVIAILYSISAWAQTVPTGPDGIVKAAKEQGPALIFSQAGEHLGGTVATVGSVLFVTSSIACMIAFHNTTARYIFALGRENVLPSVFGRTSARTAAPIAGSVLQTVLGLIVIAVYAVAGLDPVTKLFFTFGTFGGLGLLTLLTVTSISVIVFFSRDPREETAWRTRFAPALSIVALVVIIGLTLVNFDTVLDVAPDSPMRWILPGIYVVAVIFGVVWARVIKATRPEVYAGIGLGAQAAAGGPR
- a CDS encoding GOLPH3/VPS74 family protein, which gives rise to MAESDLSSPSLVDDLYFVLHDNATGHPHLHSRLAGLALAGGVLAELVLDERVTLDLTSNPERVLATAGEDSGDAFTRKVLGLVTAEPYHPVSTWLLFLARTADAEVTARMIAAKLLKPPVRHLLKQQPPAPADMSTAGWPLARLNLALQRRTPPAPRDRVLLGLLDAAGCAQRVLSEHDPRFVAAAIAMLPAPMQRLVAQTKVAVGQAVLSRR